In a single window of the Mycobacteriales bacterium genome:
- a CDS encoding DinB family protein, whose translation MTEPERWTASTVYADMWADPDDDPRENGAADTVGERDTLLDYLRRYRLTLELKCSGLDAEQLARRSVPPSTMSLLGLLRHLTEVERGWFRRELAAQDAPRLYSSAEDRDGDWDGAVPDPAVVEDAWRDWRAEVAFAQEFVAGVTDLGAQGKTGVPVRDVLVHMIEEYARHCGHADLLRERIDGRVGQ comes from the coding sequence GTGACCGAGCCAGAGCGGTGGACCGCCTCGACCGTGTACGCCGACATGTGGGCCGACCCGGACGACGACCCGCGCGAGAACGGCGCCGCCGACACCGTCGGCGAGCGGGACACGCTGCTGGACTACCTGCGGCGCTACCGGCTGACGCTGGAGCTGAAGTGCTCGGGTCTGGACGCCGAGCAGCTCGCCCGCCGGTCCGTACCGCCCTCGACGATGTCGTTGCTCGGCCTGCTGCGGCACCTGACCGAGGTCGAGCGGGGCTGGTTCCGGCGCGAGCTGGCGGCCCAGGACGCGCCGCGGCTCTACTCCTCGGCCGAGGACCGCGACGGCGACTGGGACGGTGCCGTGCCCGACCCGGCGGTCGTCGAGGACGCCTGGCGGGACTGGCGGGCCGAGGTCGCCTTCGCGCAGGAGTTCGTCGCCGGCGTGACCGACCTCGGTGCGCAGGGGAAGACCGGCGTGCCGGTCCGGGACGTGCTGGTGCACATGATCGAGGAGTACGCGCGGCACTGCGGGCACGCCGACCTGCTCCGGGAGCGCATCGACGGCCGGGTCGGTCAGTAG
- a CDS encoding SpoIIE family protein phosphatase, translated as MSGRDLPHVADPARVAAVRETGLLDTDPEDAFDDLAALAGRLLRAPYAFVTLVDESRSYWKARIGIPPDGPTQNAVEDSFCQYVIASGQSLIAGDVTADPLTAGNPSIASMGVRAWAGFPLMSPQGRPLGSFCVVDTETRSWTEEDVHVLRVLSEAASRELALRAAVQAAAVANDRLALLAQVAQALAETLDPAEAVARLARLVVPVLGDWSLVSLADEDGTLSDVGWWHARDEHGPTLDKFAGERLVGLQGRGATITAQRTERPVIVNSGGLEAGLDVLVSAQAREAYRALDPEAYGVWPLAYAGTVHGVLVIARDAGREPFLPSDVELAANVAQRAGTVLANARLYARQQVTTAELERAHQRLHESSRHDRVVSRALQEAMLTRLPEPDHLHVSARYLTADSADQVGGDWYDALLPPDGATTLMVGDVAGHDIAAATIMGQLRNLLRALAWEHGDEPPSAIITRLDRAMTDLGLTTMTTLLLARVEQDDGDAAAGLRTLHWSSAGHPAPVLVSAEGTPTMLETRPDAPLAVAVAVPRRDHAVAVGPGETVLLYTDGLIETRTHELEARQAQLLDVIAAHPGVGLDELLNTILVEMVGDRPPDDVALIAVRFHPEDRPRPAEAGPTGIGVEAPTVIDPALADPAGA; from the coding sequence GTGAGCGGCCGCGACCTCCCCCATGTCGCCGACCCGGCGAGGGTGGCCGCGGTCCGGGAGACCGGCCTGCTCGACACCGACCCCGAGGACGCGTTCGACGACCTGGCCGCGCTGGCCGGCCGCCTGCTGCGCGCGCCGTACGCGTTCGTCACGCTGGTCGACGAGTCGCGCTCGTACTGGAAGGCCCGCATCGGGATCCCGCCCGACGGCCCCACCCAGAACGCGGTCGAGGACTCCTTCTGCCAGTACGTCATCGCCTCCGGGCAGTCGCTGATCGCCGGCGACGTCACCGCCGACCCGCTCACCGCCGGCAACCCCTCGATCGCCTCGATGGGCGTCCGGGCCTGGGCCGGCTTCCCGCTGATGTCGCCCCAGGGGCGGCCGCTCGGATCGTTCTGCGTGGTCGACACCGAGACCCGGTCCTGGACCGAGGAGGACGTGCACGTGCTGCGGGTGCTGTCGGAGGCCGCGAGCCGGGAGCTGGCCCTGCGCGCGGCGGTCCAGGCCGCCGCGGTCGCCAACGACCGGCTGGCGCTGCTGGCCCAGGTCGCGCAGGCGCTGGCCGAGACGCTGGACCCGGCCGAGGCGGTCGCCCGGCTGGCCCGGCTGGTCGTCCCGGTCCTGGGTGACTGGTCGCTGGTCTCGCTGGCCGACGAGGACGGCACGCTGTCCGACGTCGGCTGGTGGCACGCCCGCGACGAGCACGGCCCGACCCTGGACAAGTTCGCCGGCGAGCGGCTGGTCGGCCTGCAGGGCCGCGGCGCGACGATCACCGCACAGCGGACCGAGCGGCCGGTGATCGTGAATTCCGGGGGGCTGGAGGCCGGACTGGACGTGCTGGTCTCGGCCCAGGCCCGGGAGGCGTACCGGGCGCTGGACCCGGAGGCGTACGGGGTCTGGCCGCTGGCGTACGCGGGAACGGTGCACGGCGTGCTGGTGATCGCCCGCGACGCCGGCCGGGAGCCGTTCCTGCCCTCCGACGTCGAGCTGGCCGCCAACGTCGCCCAGCGGGCCGGGACGGTCCTGGCCAACGCCCGGCTCTACGCGCGGCAGCAGGTGACCACGGCCGAGCTGGAGCGCGCCCACCAGCGGCTGCACGAGTCGTCCCGGCACGACCGGGTCGTGTCCCGGGCGCTGCAGGAGGCGATGCTCACCCGGCTGCCCGAGCCCGACCACCTGCACGTCTCCGCGCGCTACCTGACGGCGGACTCGGCCGACCAGGTCGGCGGCGACTGGTACGACGCGCTGCTGCCGCCCGACGGCGCCACCACGCTGATGGTCGGCGACGTGGCCGGGCACGACATCGCCGCCGCCACCATCATGGGCCAGCTGCGCAACCTGCTGCGCGCGCTGGCCTGGGAGCACGGGGACGAGCCGCCGTCGGCGATCATCACCCGGCTGGACCGGGCCATGACCGACCTGGGCCTGACCACGATGACCACGCTGCTGCTGGCGCGGGTCGAGCAGGACGACGGGGACGCCGCGGCCGGGCTGCGCACATTGCACTGGTCCTCGGCCGGGCACCCGGCGCCGGTGCTGGTGTCGGCCGAGGGCACCCCGACCATGCTGGAGACCCGGCCGGACGCCCCGCTGGCGGTGGCGGTCGCGGTGCCCCGGCGGGACCACGCGGTCGCCGTCGGGCCCGGCGAGACCGTGCTGCTCTACACCGACGGGCTCATCGAGACCCGGACCCACGAGCTCGAGGCCCGGCAGGCCCAGCTGCTCGACGTCATCGCCGCGCACCCGGGCGTCGGGCTGGACGAGCTGCTCAACACGATCCTGGTCGAGATGGTCGGGGACCGGCCGCCGGACGACGTGGCGCTGATCGCGGTGCGCTTCCATCCGGAGGACCGGCCGCGGCCGGCCGAGGCCGGTCCGACCGGCATCGGCGTCGAGGCCCCCACGGTCATCGACCCCGCGCTCGCCGACCCGGCCGGCGCCTGA
- a CDS encoding DUF664 domain-containing protein, with the protein MTNDDYWWEPPFAGTEDEHLAGALDRLRTTFRFKADELDRAGLQTRIGASSLTIGGLLKHLAFVEALKFRTNLGRVSPGQPWESIDWDAEAGWDFRSAADDTPEQLYALYDAAVEESRARLTAALADGGLDQPIGLTGPDGTPLSLRRLVFDLVEEYGRHTGHADLIREAIDGRVGEDPPAGWRPVSGTHQPARA; encoded by the coding sequence ATGACCAACGACGATTACTGGTGGGAGCCTCCGTTCGCCGGCACCGAGGACGAGCACCTCGCGGGCGCGCTGGACCGGCTCCGGACGACCTTCCGCTTCAAGGCGGACGAGCTCGACCGGGCCGGGCTGCAGACCCGCATCGGCGCGTCCTCGCTGACCATCGGCGGGCTGCTCAAGCACCTCGCGTTCGTGGAGGCGCTGAAGTTCCGGACCAACCTGGGCCGGGTCTCGCCGGGCCAACCCTGGGAGAGCATCGACTGGGACGCCGAGGCCGGCTGGGACTTCCGCTCGGCCGCCGACGACACCCCCGAGCAGCTCTACGCGCTGTACGACGCCGCCGTCGAGGAGTCCCGGGCCCGGCTCACCGCGGCCCTGGCCGACGGCGGGCTCGACCAGCCGATCGGGCTGACCGGCCCGGACGGGACCCCGCTCAGCCTGCGCCGGCTCGTCTTCGACCTGGTCGAGGAGTACGGCCGGCACACCGGGCACGCGGACCTCATCCGGGAGGCGATCGACGGGCGCGTGGGCGAGGACCCGCCGGCCGGCTGGCGCCCGGTCTCCGGCACCCACCAGCCCGCCCGGGCCTGA
- a CDS encoding redoxin domain-containing protein, with protein sequence MDLPEFDGATGWLNSPPLRAADLRGRVVLVDFCTYTCINWLRTLPYIRAWAAAYEEHGLTVVGVHTPEFEVEHDLGNVRRAVRDMHVAHPLAIDNDYAVWTAFDNHYWPARYVADAQGRIRHHHFGEGNYEQTETILQRLLADAGGDPGPEPVPVEPAGVEAGADWDSLWSPENYLGSDRTENFASPDGAVLGGRHGYAVPDRLRLNQWALAGDWTIRRQAVVLHAAEGRIAYRFHARDVHLVMGAADRPVRFRVRLDGRPPGDAHGLDVDGQGDGVAGAPRLYQLLRQPAPVVERTVEITFLDPGLQAYVFTFG encoded by the coding sequence ATGGACCTGCCCGAGTTCGACGGTGCCACCGGGTGGCTCAACTCGCCGCCGCTGCGGGCGGCCGACCTGCGCGGCCGGGTCGTGCTCGTCGACTTCTGCACGTACACGTGCATCAACTGGCTCCGGACGCTGCCCTACATCCGGGCCTGGGCCGCGGCGTACGAGGAGCACGGTCTGACCGTCGTCGGCGTGCACACGCCGGAGTTCGAGGTCGAGCACGATCTCGGCAACGTCCGCCGCGCGGTCCGGGACATGCACGTGGCGCACCCGCTGGCGATCGACAACGACTACGCGGTCTGGACGGCGTTCGACAACCACTACTGGCCCGCGCGCTACGTCGCCGACGCGCAGGGCCGGATCCGTCACCACCACTTCGGGGAGGGGAACTACGAGCAGACCGAGACGATCCTGCAGCGGCTGCTGGCCGACGCCGGCGGCGATCCCGGCCCCGAGCCGGTCCCGGTCGAGCCGGCCGGGGTGGAGGCCGGCGCCGACTGGGACAGCCTGTGGTCGCCGGAGAACTATCTCGGCTCCGACCGGACCGAGAACTTCGCCTCGCCCGACGGCGCGGTGCTCGGCGGCCGGCACGGGTACGCCGTCCCCGACCGGCTGCGGCTGAACCAGTGGGCCCTCGCCGGGGACTGGACGATCCGGCGGCAGGCGGTCGTGCTGCACGCGGCCGAGGGGCGGATCGCGTACCGGTTCCACGCCCGGGACGTGCACCTGGTCATGGGCGCGGCGGACCGGCCGGTGCGGTTCCGGGTCCGGCTCGACGGGCGGCCGCCGGGCGACGCGCACGGGCTCGACGTGGACGGGCAGGGGGACGGCGTCGCGGGCGCGCCGCGGCTCTACCAGCTCCTGCGGCAGCCGGCCCCGGTCGTCGAGCGCACGGTCGAGATCACCTTCCTCGACCCGGGCCTGCAGGCGTACGTCTTCACCTTCGGCTAG
- the denD gene encoding D-erythronate dehydrogenase — protein sequence MHVLILGAAGMLGRKLTARLLADGHVGGRPIDRLTLADVVEPTGAPGPVEPVATDLAAPGAAERLLADRPELIFHLAAVVSGEAEADFGKGYRVNLDGTRALLDAVHGYRPRVVFTSSIAVYGPPFPDPIPEDFQHTPLTSYGTQKAIGELLLNDYGRRGLLDGIGLRLPTVCIRPGRPNRAASGFFSSILREPLAGQEAVLPVPDTVRHWFASPRAAVGFLVRAATLEGRWGTLSMPGLSATVGEQIEALRRAAGSQAVDLIRREPDEAILRIVETWAPALDASRALRLGFTAETTVDEIIRVHLEDELGAA from the coding sequence ATGCACGTGCTGATCCTCGGAGCGGCCGGGATGCTCGGCCGCAAGCTCACCGCCCGGCTGCTCGCCGACGGGCACGTCGGCGGCCGCCCGATCGACCGGCTGACCCTGGCCGACGTGGTCGAGCCCACCGGAGCGCCCGGCCCGGTCGAGCCGGTCGCCACCGACCTGGCCGCTCCCGGCGCGGCCGAGCGCCTGCTCGCGGACCGGCCGGAGCTGATCTTCCACCTCGCGGCGGTGGTGTCCGGCGAGGCCGAGGCGGACTTCGGCAAGGGCTACCGGGTCAACCTCGACGGCACCCGGGCGCTGCTGGACGCCGTGCACGGGTACCGCCCGCGGGTGGTCTTCACGTCCTCGATCGCCGTGTACGGCCCGCCGTTCCCGGACCCGATCCCCGAGGACTTCCAGCACACGCCGCTGACCAGCTACGGCACCCAGAAGGCGATCGGCGAGCTGCTGCTGAACGACTACGGCCGCCGCGGTCTCCTCGACGGCATCGGGCTGCGGCTGCCGACCGTCTGCATCCGCCCGGGCCGGCCGAACCGGGCCGCGTCCGGGTTCTTCTCCAGCATCCTGCGCGAGCCGCTGGCCGGGCAGGAGGCGGTCCTGCCGGTCCCCGACACCGTCCGGCACTGGTTCGCCTCGCCCCGCGCGGCGGTGGGGTTCCTGGTCCGGGCGGCCACCCTCGAGGGCCGGTGGGGGACCCTGTCCATGCCGGGCCTCAGCGCCACCGTCGGCGAGCAGATCGAGGCCCTGCGCCGGGCCGCCGGGTCGCAGGCGGTCGACCTGATCCGCCGGGAGCCGGACGAGGCGATCCTCCGGATCGTCGAGACCTGGGCCCCCGCCCTGGACGCGAGCCGGGCGCTCCGCCTCGGCTTCACCGCCGAGACCACGGTCGACGAGATCATCCGGGTCCACCTCGAGGACGAGCTCGGCGCGGCCTAG
- a CDS encoding sugar nucleotide-binding protein, with translation MDVLVVGGSGLLGRRVVRQARIAGHRVVATFYGHAPTATGADWHRLDIRRRDDVIALAQETRPAVIVNAAYRQSDWATTADGATHVALAAAATGARLVHVSSDAVFSGAAAGYDETQPPDPTTPYGAAKAAAETAIKRIAPAAVIARTSLIIGAGDSAHERLVHALIEGAAGVLYTDDVRCPVDASDLATALLELAASQYAGIRHVAGPDALSRYELGVLIARRDGLDPAAIPAGPRPAGPLDLRLDSSVRLRGARDFLAVTASPSTAAAASQTPPNMTR, from the coding sequence ATGGATGTTCTCGTCGTCGGCGGCAGCGGGCTGCTCGGGCGGAGGGTCGTCCGGCAGGCTCGGATCGCGGGTCACCGCGTCGTCGCCACCTTCTACGGTCACGCGCCGACCGCGACCGGCGCGGACTGGCACCGGCTCGACATACGGCGGCGCGACGACGTCATCGCGCTGGCCCAGGAGACGCGGCCCGCGGTGATCGTCAATGCCGCGTACCGGCAGTCGGACTGGGCGACCACCGCGGACGGCGCCACGCACGTCGCCCTCGCCGCGGCCGCGACCGGCGCCCGGCTCGTGCACGTGTCCAGCGACGCGGTGTTCTCCGGTGCCGCGGCCGGCTACGACGAGACGCAGCCGCCGGATCCCACGACGCCCTACGGTGCCGCCAAGGCGGCCGCGGAGACCGCGATCAAGAGGATCGCCCCGGCCGCCGTCATCGCCCGGACCTCACTGATCATCGGTGCCGGCGACTCCGCCCACGAGCGGCTCGTCCACGCGCTCATCGAGGGCGCCGCCGGAGTTCTCTACACCGACGACGTGCGCTGCCCCGTGGACGCCTCCGACCTGGCCACGGCGCTGCTGGAACTCGCCGCGTCCCAGTACGCCGGGATCCGGCACGTCGCCGGTCCCGACGCCCTCAGCCGGTACGAGCTGGGCGTGCTGATCGCCCGGCGGGACGGCCTCGACCCGGCCGCGATCCCCGCCGGACCACGCCCCGCGGGCCCGCTCGACCTGCGCCTGGACAGCAGCGTCCGGCTGCGCGGGGCGCGGGACTTCCTCGCGGTGACCGCGTCCCCGTCGACGGCGGCGGCCGCGTCCCAGACCCCGCCGAACATGACCCGGTAG
- a CDS encoding NYN domain-containing protein, which translates to MSERTTYLLVDGENIDATLGGNVLNHRPNPDERPRWERVREFARQAWDQPVTALFFLNATSGQLPMTFVQALLALGYRPVPLAGGPGEKVVDIGIQRTLDAIGERSGDVLLASHDGDFLPHVERLLGGDHRVGLIAFKEFVNTGFVPLREAGLEVFDLEDDVNAFTSVLPRVRIIAIEDFDPVRYL; encoded by the coding sequence ATGAGCGAGCGGACGACGTACCTGCTGGTCGACGGCGAGAACATCGACGCCACGCTGGGCGGGAACGTGCTCAACCACCGCCCCAACCCGGATGAGCGGCCGCGCTGGGAGCGGGTGCGCGAGTTCGCCCGGCAGGCCTGGGACCAGCCGGTGACCGCGCTGTTCTTCCTCAACGCGACCTCCGGCCAGCTGCCGATGACCTTCGTGCAGGCGCTGCTCGCGCTCGGCTACCGGCCGGTGCCGCTGGCCGGCGGGCCGGGGGAGAAGGTCGTCGACATCGGCATCCAGCGCACGCTGGACGCGATCGGCGAGCGCTCCGGCGACGTGCTGCTGGCCAGCCACGACGGCGACTTCCTGCCGCACGTCGAACGCCTGCTCGGCGGCGACCACCGGGTCGGGCTGATCGCGTTCAAGGAGTTCGTCAATACCGGGTTCGTGCCGCTGCGCGAGGCCGGGCTGGAGGTCTTCGACCTCGAGGACGACGTGAACGCGTTCACCAGCGTGCTGCCGCGGGTGCGGATCATCGCGATCGAGGACTTCGACCCGGTCCGCTACCTCTGA